A section of the Candidatus Nomurabacteria bacterium genome encodes:
- a CDS encoding ABC transporter ATP-binding protein, whose amino-acid sequence MNGTIRTLWGTFSRYRWHVIALVLFAVLSPLLEGIGINAVIPLMSFFMGGGVASNFITEMIQGFFVFLHIPFSFRYLLGFIFGLFILRAVSVVVFGYIRGWINADFLGKESEDIMQRALRSSWSFSRKQEMGTMHNTLVRDVQQTGGLLGAIVQVIQSFSGFLMYFLVAINISAVMTLYAVGGGIILLLVLWPLIRRTEHIGQQTSGVEKQFAQFLSEHMVGMKSIKAAGVESSAIRNGAMHIRLLRHLSIRQSLVGTVSTSFFQPFAIVLVVLLFFLTYHTPGFNIISFTASLYLIQKIFTYIESGQNAMQSVSGLLPYAKNLARLKHSLQTHREPSGGTMPFVFNKELSFKEVSFGYDDGRPVIDGIDFSIRVGETVGLIGPSGAGKTSIADLLLRLFRPDRGAVLLDGVSSDLISLEEWRARIGYVSQDVFLLNGTIEENIRFYNKTLTTEDIELASKQANIYDFIMGLPEGFQTKTGDRGVMLSGGQRQRIALARALASKPSLIILDEATSALDSVSEKLVRESIRDLHGSATVLIITHRLNTVEHADRLLVLSDGKIIERGTPQELLARSDSYFSRHFGNR is encoded by the coding sequence ATGAATGGTACGATAAGGACGCTTTGGGGTACATTTAGTAGATATCGCTGGCATGTTATCGCGCTGGTTCTTTTTGCTGTGCTAAGCCCCCTTCTTGAGGGTATTGGCATCAACGCTGTTATTCCACTCATGTCTTTTTTTATGGGTGGTGGCGTGGCGTCCAACTTCATTACAGAGATGATTCAGGGGTTTTTTGTTTTTTTACACATACCGTTCAGCTTTCGTTATCTGCTCGGCTTCATTTTTGGTCTCTTCATACTTCGAGCAGTTTCTGTTGTCGTGTTCGGATATATTAGGGGTTGGATAAATGCCGACTTTCTTGGCAAGGAAAGCGAAGATATTATGCAACGAGCACTCCGGTCTTCTTGGTCTTTTTCGCGAAAGCAAGAAATGGGCACGATGCACAATACACTTGTGCGCGATGTTCAGCAAACCGGTGGCCTCTTGGGGGCAATAGTTCAGGTTATCCAGTCTTTTAGCGGTTTTCTCATGTATTTTCTTGTGGCAATAAATATTTCAGCCGTAATGACCTTATATGCTGTTGGCGGTGGAATCATTTTACTCCTTGTTTTGTGGCCACTCATCCGTCGCACAGAGCATATCGGGCAGCAAACCTCTGGAGTAGAGAAACAGTTCGCTCAATTTTTGAGTGAACATATGGTTGGTATGAAGTCCATTAAAGCCGCGGGTGTTGAGAGTAGCGCCATTAGAAACGGTGCAATGCACATTAGACTTCTTCGTCACCTCTCAATTCGACAATCTCTTGTGGGGACGGTGAGTACAAGCTTTTTCCAGCCATTTGCAATCGTTCTTGTTGTTTTGCTTTTCTTTCTGACATATCATACGCCTGGATTCAATATAATTTCCTTTACCGCTTCTTTGTATTTGATACAAAAAATTTTTACTTATATTGAGTCTGGGCAAAACGCCATGCAATCGGTGAGCGGACTACTACCATATGCTAAAAATTTAGCAAGACTTAAACACAGTCTTCAGACTCATCGTGAGCCATCTGGGGGGACAATGCCATTTGTTTTCAATAAAGAACTTTCATTTAAAGAAGTTTCATTTGGATATGATGATGGCAGACCAGTTATTGATGGAATCGATTTCTCAATTCGTGTCGGAGAAACAGTTGGACTTATCGGTCCATCCGGTGCGGGGAAGACATCGATTGCCGATCTTCTTTTGCGTCTCTTTAGACCAGATCGTGGCGCCGTACTCTTAGATGGTGTATCTAGTGATTTAATTAGTCTTGAGGAGTGGCGAGCACGCATTGGTTACGTATCTCAAGATGTCTTTCTTCTGAATGGTACGATTGAAGAAAATATTAGGTTTTATAACAAAACATTGACGACAGAAGATATCGAGCTTGCCTCCAAACAAGCAAATATCTACGACTTCATAATGGGTTTACCTGAAGGTTTCCAAACAAAGACTGGTGACAGGGGAGTGATGCTCTCTGGCGGACAACGCCAACGTATTGCGCTCGCCCGCGCGCTCGCTAGCAAACCATCACTTATCATTCTTGATGAAGCCACGAGCGCTCTTGATTCAGTCTCAGAGAAACTAGTACGGGAGTCTATCCGAGATCTACACGGTTCTGCGACGGTACTAATTATTACGCACAGATTGAATACCGTAGAACATGCAGACCGTCTGTTGGTACTCAGTGATGGGAAGATTATTGAACGTGGCACACCACAAGAGCTCTTGGCGCGGTCTGACTCCTATTTCTCGAGACACTTTGGGAACCGATGA
- a CDS encoding O-antigen ligase family protein: MALNKIFSLAVISGLFLLLLTPLLISRSLLFPFITGKAFFFRILIEVVFFLWIVLLWREPTYRPRKSWLLLSVVGLVAVSALATIFGQNPYHSFWSNFERMDGLISYLHLSAYFLVIASTFRTEKIWQWFFHSSIGVSLVVAFYSLAQIAGAIPISQGRLDSTLGNAIYLAVYMLFHVFLTTFLLVKHWRHFWLRFVYVPIIILQTFILYKTATRGAIIGFLVGIGVSTLLIMIKKWSDRRIRVITLGVVGAFVLLVGGFWFSRHSDFVVKSPVLSRFASISLTDATTDSRLTIWQMSLRGFREHPILGWGPENYNLVFNKYFEPKLWRQEQWFDRSHNIFLDWMIDAGVLGLLSYLSLFVTAIYYLWRSRQTVIIKSLFTGLLVAYLVNNFFAFDNLTSYLVFFSFLAYLHYLNFSEDAVAVGKFSRYLSWNNGHTAGVIILVFLLSGSLYYFNLRPISASTTLIQAIGDSGSGLQPENVASRRLALFKKVFAAGTFANRESTEQLFGQVMNIVGNPIVSDTTKQEFVNLTVDEMKKEIKTAPEDARAHLLLGSMLVNIGKFPDALPVLVRASELSPKKQTIRFQLASAYLNSGEKKKALDIAEETFRLDENFPEARKLYALIALYNNDIKLANALLESFVTSFPSELLDERLVQAYGVVRDANSLGLLWQRAVQRDPLFEQDVNTFLVRLRKEGVIE, encoded by the coding sequence ATGGCACTAAATAAAATCTTTTCTTTGGCCGTCATTTCTGGTCTCTTCTTGCTTCTGCTAACGCCGTTGCTAATCTCTCGCTCGCTCCTCTTTCCATTCATCACAGGGAAGGCTTTCTTTTTTAGGATATTGATTGAGGTTGTTTTTTTTCTCTGGATCGTGCTTCTGTGGCGTGAGCCAACCTATCGCCCAAGAAAGTCTTGGTTGCTTTTGAGTGTTGTCGGGTTGGTCGCGGTAAGTGCTCTAGCGACAATTTTTGGTCAGAATCCTTATCACAGCTTCTGGTCCAATTTTGAACGGATGGACGGGCTGATCAGTTATCTTCATTTGTCTGCTTACTTTTTGGTTATCGCAAGCACATTTAGAACAGAAAAGATCTGGCAGTGGTTTTTTCATTCATCAATTGGCGTTAGTTTGGTCGTTGCGTTTTATTCGCTCGCTCAAATTGCCGGTGCCATACCGATTAGTCAGGGGCGTTTGGACTCAACGCTTGGTAATGCGATTTATCTGGCTGTCTATATGCTTTTTCATGTTTTTCTAACGACCTTTCTTCTCGTTAAGCATTGGCGGCATTTTTGGTTACGGTTTGTTTATGTCCCTATTATAATTTTACAGACTTTTATTCTTTATAAAACAGCGACAAGGGGGGCCATCATCGGTTTTTTGGTCGGCATTGGAGTTTCAACCCTGCTTATTATGATCAAGAAATGGTCGGACAGGAGGATTCGTGTGATCACTCTTGGTGTAGTTGGGGCCTTCGTTTTACTGGTTGGCGGTTTCTGGTTTAGTCGCCATTCCGATTTTGTCGTCAAGAGTCCGGTTCTTTCTCGCTTTGCCAGCATTTCCCTTACTGACGCCACGACGGATTCTCGTCTGACTATCTGGCAGATGAGCCTACGTGGATTCCGCGAGCATCCAATTCTTGGTTGGGGCCCAGAAAACTATAACTTGGTTTTTAATAAATATTTTGAACCAAAGCTCTGGCGACAGGAACAATGGTTTGACCGTTCGCACAATATTTTCTTAGATTGGATGATTGATGCGGGTGTTCTTGGCCTACTTTCATATCTATCACTTTTTGTCACGGCAATCTATTATCTCTGGCGGTCTCGTCAAACGGTGATAATTAAGAGTTTGTTTACTGGTCTTCTCGTGGCTTATTTGGTCAATAATTTCTTTGCCTTCGACAATCTCACAAGTTATCTAGTTTTCTTTTCTTTTCTGGCGTATTTGCATTATCTGAACTTCTCGGAAGATGCTGTGGCTGTTGGTAAGTTTTCAAGGTACTTATCATGGAACAATGGTCACACGGCGGGGGTGATTATTTTGGTTTTCCTGCTCTCTGGGTCACTTTATTATTTCAACCTCCGACCAATTTCGGCTAGCACGACGCTGATTCAGGCTATTGGTGATAGTGGTTCTGGTCTTCAACCAGAAAATGTGGCGAGTAGAAGACTGGCTTTGTTTAAGAAGGTTTTTGCTGCGGGGACTTTTGCTAATCGTGAAAGTACAGAACAACTTTTTGGCCAGGTGATGAATATTGTTGGTAACCCCATTGTTTCGGACACAACTAAACAAGAGTTTGTTAACCTAACAGTTGATGAGATGAAGAAAGAAATTAAGACGGCCCCGGAAGATGCTCGTGCACATCTCTTGCTTGGCTCGATGTTGGTAAATATTGGAAAGTTTCCTGATGCTTTACCGGTTCTTGTTCGAGCAAGTGAGTTGTCGCCCAAAAAACAAACAATTCGTTTTCAACTCGCATCGGCCTATTTGAACAGTGGCGAAAAAAAGAAAGCATTGGATATTGCCGAAGAAACCTTCCGTTTGGATGAGAATTTTCCAGAAGCAAGAAAATTATATGCGCTTATTGCTCTCTACAACAATGATATTAAGTTGGCGAACGCTTTACTCGAGTCGTTTGTGACCTCTTTTCCGTCAGAACTTTTAGACGAGAGACTGGTACAAGCTTATGGAGTTGTTCGTGATGCAAATTCTTTGGGTCTTTTGTGGCAGAGAGCGGTTCAGCGTGACCCACTGTTCGAGCAAGATGTTAATACTTTTTTAGTGAGACTCAGGAAAGAGGGTGTTATTGAGTAA
- the secA gene encoding preprotein translocase subunit SecA codes for MPFWSKIFGDQSTGYIKTLGPIVARINELEAEFSTLDLAGFPSKTAAFRQRLTDGETLDDLLPEAFALVREASRRTLNQRHYDVQLLGGVILHQGKIAEMKTGEGKTLVSTLPAYLNALTGRGVHLVTVNDYLSRRDAVWMGQIYAALGLSVGVINHETSFLYDPGHKEVDEKRDAEGLFRVFYEFLKPCSRREAYAADITYGTNNEFGFDYLRDNLSRNPEQVSQISLPERSYHNFAIVDEVDSILIDEARTPLIISAPVADADSLYMQFAQIAKGFTRDTDYTTEEKSKTIALLDEGISRAEKSLGVENIYTDKGIKYVHHLETAVRAQALFERDRDYVVRGGEVVIVDEFTGRLQPGRRWSEGLHQAIEAKEGVMVKQESRTLASVTFQNYFKLYRKVAGMTGTALTSAEEFLRVYGLDTIAVPTHRSNARRDLNDLIFQTEKGKIQAVVRKIKAINETGQPVLVGTISIEKNEMLAAYLKREGIAHNLLNAKNNEQEGAIIAEAGRRGSVVIATNMAGRGVDIKLGGPSASEMEREEIKKLGGLYVIGTERHEARRIDNQLRGRAGRQGDPGVTQFFISLEDDLARVFAAERIKGMMGRFGIPEDEPIEARLVSRAIEGAQGKIEGLNFDVRKHLLDYDNVLNHQRTTIYERRRRLLFGDIVFLDEWLLNSLPEAQVLDQEKKLLLCRAILQVIDLNWLEHLEAMEYMRSSVGLRAYGQRDPLVEYKREGLKMFKEMESNILEEIKRLLPNIGEGFKDEVTVPLATVASGNPTEVGRNDLCPCGSGKKYKKCHGK; via the coding sequence ATGCCTTTTTGGTCGAAAATTTTCGGAGATCAGAGTACTGGTTATATTAAGACACTTGGGCCGATTGTTGCGCGCATTAATGAGTTGGAGGCGGAATTTTCCACGCTTGATTTAGCTGGTTTCCCTTCAAAAACTGCCGCTTTTAGGCAGCGCCTCACTGACGGGGAAACTTTAGATGATCTTTTACCAGAAGCGTTTGCGTTGGTGCGGGAAGCGTCTCGTCGTACTCTCAATCAGCGTCATTACGATGTTCAGTTGCTTGGAGGGGTAATTCTTCATCAGGGTAAAATTGCTGAAATGAAAACTGGTGAAGGTAAGACTTTGGTTTCTACACTGCCAGCTTATCTAAACGCGCTCACCGGACGCGGGGTTCATTTGGTGACAGTTAATGATTATCTCTCTCGGCGTGATGCTGTTTGGATGGGACAGATCTATGCTGCCCTGGGGTTATCGGTTGGCGTTATCAATCATGAGACCTCTTTTCTCTACGACCCAGGACATAAGGAGGTAGACGAGAAAAGAGATGCAGAAGGTTTGTTTCGAGTTTTTTATGAATTCTTAAAACCGTGTTCAAGGCGTGAAGCTTACGCTGCGGATATTACTTACGGGACCAACAATGAGTTTGGTTTTGACTATCTGCGTGACAACCTATCTCGTAACCCTGAACAGGTGTCACAGATTAGTTTACCAGAACGATCATATCACAATTTTGCCATTGTTGACGAAGTGGATTCTATTCTAATTGACGAAGCACGAACGCCACTCATTATATCCGCACCAGTTGCTGACGCGGATTCTCTCTACATGCAATTTGCTCAAATTGCCAAAGGTTTTACTCGTGACACTGATTACACCACTGAAGAGAAGAGTAAGACGATCGCTCTCTTGGATGAGGGAATATCGAGGGCCGAAAAATCTTTGGGAGTAGAAAACATCTATACGGATAAGGGTATCAAGTACGTTCATCATTTAGAAACGGCTGTTCGTGCTCAAGCATTGTTTGAACGAGACCGCGATTACGTGGTGCGCGGGGGTGAGGTGGTGATTGTTGATGAATTCACTGGACGCCTTCAACCTGGGCGACGCTGGAGTGAGGGTTTGCACCAAGCAATCGAAGCCAAGGAGGGCGTGATGGTGAAGCAAGAATCGAGAACACTAGCCAGCGTTACATTCCAAAATTATTTCAAGCTCTATCGGAAAGTGGCGGGGATGACTGGCACGGCGCTAACTTCTGCCGAGGAGTTTCTCAGGGTATATGGTTTGGACACAATCGCCGTTCCCACCCATCGATCGAATGCGCGACGCGACCTAAACGATCTAATATTTCAAACCGAGAAAGGTAAAATTCAGGCAGTGGTGCGGAAAATTAAGGCGATTAATGAGACGGGGCAACCAGTTTTGGTGGGGACGATTTCTATCGAAAAAAACGAAATGCTCGCGGCTTATCTAAAGCGCGAGGGAATTGCTCACAACCTACTTAATGCTAAAAATAATGAGCAAGAGGGAGCGATTATTGCTGAAGCTGGCCGTCGAGGGAGTGTTGTCATTGCCACCAACATGGCTGGTCGTGGTGTGGATATTAAGCTCGGTGGACCGAGTGCGAGTGAAATGGAACGCGAAGAGATTAAGAAACTCGGTGGTTTGTATGTTATTGGAACGGAGAGACATGAGGCCAGACGCATTGATAATCAGCTTCGTGGGCGCGCTGGGCGGCAAGGTGATCCTGGGGTAACCCAATTTTTTATCTCACTTGAGGATGATCTGGCACGCGTTTTTGCTGCCGAGAGAATTAAGGGCATGATGGGACGGTTTGGCATTCCAGAAGATGAACCAATTGAGGCACGTTTGGTCTCGCGGGCAATTGAGGGGGCGCAGGGGAAAATTGAGGGTTTAAATTTTGACGTCCGTAAACATTTGCTTGATTACGATAATGTTCTAAACCATCAACGCACGACCATTTATGAGCGTCGTCGTCGCCTGCTTTTTGGGGATATTGTTTTTCTTGATGAGTGGCTATTGAATAGCCTTCCAGAAGCACAAGTACTTGATCAGGAGAAAAAGTTACTTCTTTGCCGAGCAATTTTGCAGGTGATCGATCTAAATTGGTTGGAACATCTGGAGGCGATGGAATATATGCGCAGTAGTGTTGGTTTGCGGGCTTATGGTCAGCGTGATCCGTTGGTGGAGTACAAACGCGAGGGCTTAAAAATGTTTAAAGAAATGGAGTCGAATATCTTGGAAGAAATCAAACGTCTTCTGCCGAACATTGGTGAAGGTTTCAAGGATGAGGTAACGGTGCCACTTGCGACCGTTGCATCGGGTAATCCCACCGAAGTTGGACGGAATGACCTCTGCCCCTGTGGCTCTGGTAAAAAATATAAAAAATGTCATGGAAAATAA
- a CDS encoding fibronectin type III domain-containing protein — protein sequence MKNYMIRLVFLGLVLGGLVNVGYTEVYAQMALTSVINSPTEGQTVLVNQPLTFSGSATGGNPTFYGYLWNFGDGTFAGATNFSKTYNTAGPKTVSLTVTDFTGAQAITTRHIIVNPVVNPDAPTVDLMVNGGNGPLTVDTGASPTLTWTSTNATSCTASSAWSGSRELNGSESVGPLSTSGTFVYTLSCAGAGGSASDSVTVNVGTPGGPVTPVISNIQVTNVTQTGATITWDTNILADSRVIYDTVSHPTLGTAPNFGYAFTTDTLNVSPKVTAHSVSVTGLTPNTQYFFRVLSQS from the coding sequence ATGAAAAATTATATGATTCGTTTGGTGTTTCTGGGCCTGGTTTTAGGTGGGCTTGTTAATGTTGGGTATACAGAAGTTTATGCCCAGATGGCCCTAACTTCAGTGATCAATTCTCCAACCGAAGGGCAAACTGTTCTTGTCAACCAGCCGTTAACATTTTCTGGTTCGGCGACGGGTGGCAACCCCACTTTCTATGGTTATCTGTGGAATTTTGGGGATGGAACTTTTGCTGGTGCTACCAATTTTAGTAAAACCTACAACACCGCGGGCCCCAAGACAGTTTCTTTGACGGTCACTGATTTCACTGGCGCTCAAGCGATTACCACACGACACATTATTGTGAACCCCGTTGTTAATCCTGATGCACCGACAGTAGACCTTATGGTGAATGGCGGCAATGGCCCCTTAACTGTTGATACCGGCGCTAGTCCCACCCTTACCTGGACATCGACGAACGCAACTTCCTGCACTGCCTCCAGTGCTTGGTCTGGGAGTAGGGAATTAAATGGTAGTGAGTCAGTTGGCCCACTTAGTACCAGCGGTACGTTTGTTTATACGCTTTCTTGTGCTGGCGCAGGAGGGTCAGCTTCCGATAGTGTTACCGTTAATGTTGGTACACCGGGTGGTCCCGTTACGCCTGTTATCAGTAATATTCAGGTAACGAATGTTACCCAGACGGGAGCCACGATTACCTGGGATACTAATATTTTGGCTGACAGTCGTGTAATCTATGATACTGTTTCTCACCCCACACTTGGAACAGCGCCTAACTTTGGTTACGCATTCACTACCGACACTCTCAATGTCAGTCCAAAAGTGACCGCACACTCAGTGTCTGTCACTGGTCTTACACCCAATACCCAGTATTTTTTCCGAGTACTGTCCCAATCATAA
- the murB gene encoding UDP-N-acetylmuramate dehydrogenase produces the protein MTTFGIGGYAAYYIRVVEPEELAFVVRETRKLRIPFRLIAGGSNVVFSDETFVGLIIHFVQNNSKIFSKKGTLDVAANLGLMKLIQSSIKDGLAGLESLSGIPGSVGGAIVGNAGAYGQSISDHLTEVQIFDGRNVRWLKKSECHFAYRDSAFKREKRKWLVLRARFKLKNGDSKKLLKKSQQIITTRNMKYNPSMKCPGSFFKNVQVKNISTSALNKIDKNKIRDGKIPAGYLLEVVGACGMKMGKIEVASFHGNLLINRGGGKFADVKKLSRALKNRVYKKFGIRLEEEVRYL, from the coding sequence TTGACCACCTTTGGTATTGGTGGTTACGCTGCCTACTATATTCGTGTCGTTGAGCCAGAAGAACTAGCTTTTGTGGTTCGTGAGACGCGTAAATTGCGGATTCCATTTCGTCTGATTGCGGGTGGAAGCAATGTTGTTTTCTCGGATGAAACTTTTGTCGGCCTAATAATTCATTTTGTTCAAAATAACTCCAAAATTTTTAGTAAAAAAGGAACTTTGGATGTGGCCGCTAATCTTGGTTTGATGAAGTTGATTCAAAGTAGCATCAAGGATGGGTTGGCGGGATTGGAATCATTGTCTGGGATTCCTGGTTCCGTGGGCGGTGCGATTGTCGGTAATGCTGGCGCATACGGTCAAAGTATCTCGGATCATCTTACCGAGGTCCAGATTTTTGACGGAAGGAACGTGCGGTGGTTGAAAAAGAGCGAGTGCCACTTTGCTTATCGTGATAGCGCCTTTAAACGAGAAAAGAGAAAATGGTTGGTTCTGCGTGCCAGGTTTAAATTGAAGAATGGCGATAGTAAGAAGTTGCTGAAGAAATCGCAACAAATTATCACCACGAGAAATATGAAATATAATCCAAGCATGAAGTGTCCTGGGAGTTTCTTTAAGAATGTGCAAGTGAAGAACATTTCTACGTCTGCTTTAAATAAGATAGATAAAAATAAAATTCGGGACGGGAAGATTCCTGCCGGGTACTTATTAGAAGTGGTTGGCGCTTGTGGTATGAAAATGGGTAAAATTGAAGTAGCAAGTTTCCACGGCAATTTACTGATAAACAGGGGCGGAGGTAAATTTGCTGATGTGAAAAAGTTGTCTAGGGCACTTAAAAATAGGGTTTATAAAAAATTTGGCATAAGATTAGAAGAAGAAGTGAGATATCTGTAA
- a CDS encoding NUDIX domain-containing protein, which yields MTSAPVALVKNIKNVMENKYLHEVAITAIILKDGKYLITRRSVNKKRWPGMWTVPGGKLETGDYINSPKDTHGYWYNVLEKVLRREVKEEVGLEISNIEYLTSLATIHEGNNPSLVISCIADYAGGEVVLQEEEADLFSWVNLDEAREYELIDGIYDELILAENRRLGIKNE from the coding sequence ATGACCTCTGCCCCTGTGGCTCTGGTAAAAAATATAAAAAATGTCATGGAAAATAAATATCTACACGAAGTAGCTATTACCGCGATAATCTTGAAGGATGGTAAGTATCTAATCACCAGACGTTCGGTAAATAAGAAACGCTGGCCGGGGATGTGGACGGTGCCGGGCGGTAAACTAGAAACAGGAGACTATATTAATTCACCGAAGGATACGCACGGATATTGGTACAATGTTTTAGAAAAAGTTTTACGACGAGAAGTAAAGGAAGAGGTTGGTTTGGAGATCTCTAATATCGAGTATCTAACTAGTCTCGCCACAATTCACGAAGGGAATAATCCTTCTCTCGTAATATCATGTATTGCCGACTACGCTGGGGGGGAAGTGGTCTTGCAGGAGGAAGAGGCAGACCTTTTTTCTTGGGTTAATCTCGATGAGGCCAGGGAATATGAATTAATTGATGGCATCTATGATGAGCTTATTCTCGCCGAGAATAGGAGATTGGGTATTAAAAACGAGTAG
- a CDS encoding YdcF family protein: MADDQLFVLAKKLQAVCIFTGDIVPTDEPRYKEVGGFRSSYGLESDATGPVFSYQRVLAAANLWDLNRLLKIVPSGGPTNIAGKENVTISDVVSFELTRMLGVSRDSIVEEPRASNTMEQVMYCGDKVLEQGWSSPRVAILAPCWQFPRISAMLTLTRHHRSPLLPGVTQFVSMERVLAAFDPKWNDIFVEWYSDSKAREMFAKEALGTGQLWTGHQPQYPGPFRGFDDPLTI; this comes from the coding sequence ATGGCTGATGACCAACTTTTCGTGTTGGCCAAGAAACTTCAAGCGGTGTGCATTTTCACGGGTGATATTGTCCCCACAGACGAACCGAGGTACAAAGAGGTCGGTGGTTTTCGCTCATCGTATGGACTTGAGTCCGATGCAACCGGACCAGTGTTTAGCTACCAACGTGTTCTTGCTGCCGCTAACCTCTGGGATCTAAATCGTCTTCTCAAGATTGTTCCTTCAGGAGGGCCCACCAATATTGCGGGTAAGGAGAATGTGACCATCAGTGACGTGGTCTCGTTCGAGCTTACACGGATGCTGGGTGTATCGCGGGATTCAATCGTAGAAGAGCCGCGGGCTTCCAATACCATGGAGCAAGTGATGTATTGCGGGGACAAGGTTCTAGAACAAGGTTGGTCTTCGCCACGAGTGGCTATCCTTGCTCCTTGCTGGCAGTTTCCTCGGATCAGTGCGATGCTCACACTGACGAGACACCACCGTTCGCCCCTTCTCCCTGGTGTGACTCAGTTCGTTTCGATGGAAAGAGTGCTTGCGGCCTTTGATCCAAAGTGGAACGACATTTTCGTCGAATGGTACTCTGATTCGAAAGCAAGAGAAATGTTTGCTAAGGAGGCGTTGGGTACCGGTCAGCTTTGGACTGGACACCAACCCCAGTATCCGGGGCCATTTCGTGGTTTCGACGATCCGTTGACCATTTAG
- the gatB gene encoding Asp-tRNA(Asn)/Glu-tRNA(Gln) amidotransferase subunit GatB, producing the protein MSELIPTIGLEIHAELKTQTKMFCRSRNDPDENRPNVNVCPVCLAHPGVLPTINKKAVEHVLRTGVALGGTLADYTEFDRKNYFYPDIPKGYQISQYQFPLISGGALQGVQLTRIHLEEDTASNQHSDSADESLVDFNRAGVPLMELVTEPVITSAKQAVDFSRELQLLLRYLNVSEANMEKGEMRVEANISIARAGERGTKVEVKNLNSFRAVERAIDYELLRQRKIVESGERVAQETRGWDEVKQNTFSQRKKESSHDYRYFPDPDLPKLRISEIPGFSKDNLQKTIPELPWQRREKLLGLGIQRQDAEQYVADLGLGNYFEKVVNELGEASLLKIASNFISNDIVGLLKREKNLKLPTVSSFVKIVRLFSEKKFNSRQAKDAIESLVKEGKEAEEVRGTDLSEVVAKVIADNPNVVTDYKSGKESALQFLIGRGMKESKGSANPEALKESLINSLSTGSAL; encoded by the coding sequence ATGTCCGAATTAATTCCTACAATTGGGCTAGAAATTCATGCCGAGCTGAAGACGCAAACTAAGATGTTTTGCCGTTCCAGGAATGACCCAGATGAGAATCGGCCGAATGTGAATGTTTGTCCAGTTTGTCTCGCGCATCCTGGGGTTCTTCCGACCATTAATAAGAAGGCGGTTGAGCATGTTTTACGCACGGGTGTGGCGCTCGGCGGGACGCTCGCTGATTACACGGAGTTTGATCGCAAGAACTATTTCTATCCCGACATTCCTAAGGGTTATCAGATTAGTCAGTATCAGTTTCCCCTCATTTCTGGTGGTGCTTTGCAGGGGGTTCAGTTGACTCGGATTCATCTAGAAGAAGACACAGCTAGTAATCAGCACTCGGATTCCGCTGATGAGAGTTTGGTGGATTTCAACCGTGCGGGTGTTCCACTAATGGAGCTGGTAACCGAGCCGGTGATAACTTCCGCAAAACAGGCCGTGGATTTTTCACGGGAGTTACAATTATTATTACGTTATCTCAATGTAAGCGAGGCGAATATGGAGAAAGGTGAGATGCGGGTGGAGGCGAATATTTCTATCGCCCGAGCTGGAGAGAGGGGGACGAAGGTAGAAGTAAAAAATCTAAACTCATTCCGTGCAGTGGAAAGGGCGATTGATTATGAGTTATTGAGACAGAGGAAGATTGTCGAATCTGGCGAAAGGGTGGCTCAAGAGACTCGAGGGTGGGATGAGGTCAAACAAAATACTTTCTCGCAGAGGAAAAAAGAATCATCTCATGACTATCGTTATTTTCCAGATCCAGATTTACCAAAACTGAGGATTTCTGAAATCCCAGGATTTAGTAAAGATAATTTACAAAAGACAATTCCTGAATTACCGTGGCAGAGGAGAGAGAAATTGTTGGGGTTGGGGATCCAGAGACAGGACGCGGAACAGTATGTGGCTGATTTGGGGCTGGGTAACTATTTTGAGAAAGTGGTTAATGAGCTGGGAGAAGCGAGTTTGCTGAAAATAGCGTCTAATTTTATCTCAAACGACATTGTTGGTTTATTGAAAAGGGAGAAGAATCTCAAATTGCCGACGGTTTCCAGTTTTGTGAAGATTGTGAGATTGTTTAGTGAAAAGAAATTTAATTCGCGACAGGCGAAAGATGCGATCGAAAGTCTGGTGAAAGAGGGGAAGGAAGCGGAAGAGGTGCGCGGCACTGATTTAAGCGAAGTTGTTGCAAAAGTGATTGCCGATAATCCTAACGTGGTTACTGACTACAAAAGCGGCAAGGAGTCAGCCCTGCAGTTTCTCATTGGTCGGGGGATGAAAGAAAGTAAGGGCAGCGCAAACCCTGAGGCGTTGAAGGAGTCACTTATCAACTCTTTATCCACTGGTTCTGCACTTTAA